A segment of the Sphingobacterium oryzagri genome:
TATGTCAATGCCAGACGCGGCTTTATCGCCACTTATCCGGAAGACCATATCGGCAAAGCCTACGATTTGAGCCAGTTTAATTTTATTAAAGGCCAGGCGCCTGCCGAAGTGAATCCAAGTTTGTGGCGCCAAAGCGAGTTAAACGCCATTGCAGGGTTGTTTAAAGTGACAGACAATGTGTATCAAATACGCGGATTTGACCTGGCCAACATGACACTCATCAAAGGAAAAAGCGGCTGGATCGTGATTGATCCGCTCACGGTTGAAGAAACAGCCAAAGCGGGCATGCAACTGGTAAAACAGCACTTAGGCGATTTCCCGGTAACGGCGATCATTATCACGCATAGCCACATTGACCACTTCGGTGGAATGCGGGCTGTGCTCGATGAAAAAGCTATTGCGGAAGGAAAGCAAAAGATTTATGCGCCTGATGGCTTTGTCGAACATGCGGTTAGCGAAAATGTATTAGCTGGTAACACGATGGGCCGGCGAGCCGGATACATGTATGGCAACCTGTTACCAAAATCAACAACAGGCAGTGTCGGCTCGGGCCTCGGAACAACCACGGCAACCGGAACAAGCGCTATTGCGAAGCCTACCGATATCATTAGCAGCGAAGACGGGCAGCAAAAAGTTATTGATGGGCTAAAGGTAGATTTTATCTACACACCAGACTCCGAAGCGCCTGCCGAGATGATGTTTTATTTTCCAGAGCTGCGCATGTTGGTACAGGCAGAAAACGTCAATCACACCTTGCATAATCTGTATACGCTGCGTGGCGCACAAGTAAGAAATGGCCAAAAATGGAGCATTTATATTGATCGCATCTTAGCTCGTTGGGGTGATGACGTGGCAATTTCTATCGGCATGCACCACTGGCCAACCTGGGGAAATACCGAGGTTAGAAACCTTTTGGAAAGCCAGCGAGATCTGTACCGTTTTATCCACGATCAAACACTTCGCTTAGCAAACACCGGACTAACGCCGCTGGAAATAGCCGATAGTCTTGCCCTGCCCGAGGATATAGACCGCCAATTCTCGAGTCGCGGATACTACGGATCATTACACCACAATATTCGAGCGCAATACCAGCTGTACTTTGGTTTTTTTGATGGTAATCCGGCTAATTTGCATCCGCTGCCGCCGGCACAGGTTGGCAAAAAATATATTGAACTAGCAGGTGGAAGTGCGCGCATTCTCGAACAAGCGCGAAAGTCTTTTGATCTTGGCGAATACCGATGGGTAGCAGAGCTTGTAAATCATGTTGTCTTTGCCGAACCTAATAATAAACCGGCGCGCGAACTACTTGCCGATACCTATGAGCAAATGGGCTATCAGGCAGAGTCAGCACCATGGCGTAATTTTTACTTATCGGGAGCGCAAGAACTTCGCTCCGGCGTTAGCAAACCGAAAGAAACCATATCGGCCAATAAAAATATCGTGGCTGACATGTCCTCTGATTTGTTTTTCAATTATCTGGCCATGCGATACAATGGCCTTCAAGAACATCGCC
Coding sequences within it:
- a CDS encoding alkyl/aryl-sulfatase; the encoded protein is MKNYLLVLLTFSLIPLEMVAQSAGPKEATSYTRKANSNILSILDFSDSTDYVNARRGFIATYPEDHIGKAYDLSQFNFIKGQAPAEVNPSLWRQSELNAIAGLFKVTDNVYQIRGFDLANMTLIKGKSGWIVIDPLTVEETAKAGMQLVKQHLGDFPVTAIIITHSHIDHFGGMRAVLDEKAIAEGKQKIYAPDGFVEHAVSENVLAGNTMGRRAGYMYGNLLPKSTTGSVGSGLGTTTATGTSAIAKPTDIISSEDGQQKVIDGLKVDFIYTPDSEAPAEMMFYFPELRMLVQAENVNHTLHNLYTLRGAQVRNGQKWSIYIDRILARWGDDVAISIGMHHWPTWGNTEVRNLLESQRDLYRFIHDQTLRLANTGLTPLEIADSLALPEDIDRQFSSRGYYGSLHHNIRAQYQLYFGFFDGNPANLHPLPPAQVGKKYIELAGGSARILEQARKSFDLGEYRWVAELVNHVVFAEPNNKPARELLADTYEQMGYQAESAPWRNFYLSGAQELRSGVSKPKETISANKNIVADMSSDLFFNYLAMRYNGLQEHRLKHTFNFNLTDTDEKVSLILSNGTLHPRVGSHAPKNVSATITLPRSVLMALASDPKNADLAGLEKKGTVKIEGDREAFTALLNNIVNFDKMFNIIEP